Proteins encoded within one genomic window of Bacteroidota bacterium:
- the rpiB gene encoding ribose 5-phosphate isomerase B, producing MFDRYKTIPIGCDHAGYKLKEYLIKILTPRGFHFMDFGTHSEESVDYPDFVHPVARSVNDHKFEAGIIICGSGNGSAMTANKYANIRAAICWNKEIARLARLHNDANIITLPGRFIGYDEAIDAVEVFFSTDFEGGRHLIRIEKIPKLLK from the coding sequence ATGTTTGATAGGTACAAAACCATTCCCATCGGTTGTGACCATGCAGGTTATAAATTGAAGGAATATCTGATAAAAATCCTTACACCAAGAGGATTTCATTTTATGGATTTTGGTACACACTCAGAGGAGAGTGTCGATTATCCCGATTTTGTACATCCGGTAGCAAGGTCGGTTAATGACCATAAATTTGAAGCCGGTATCATTATTTGCGGAAGTGGAAATGGCTCAGCAATGACTGCAAATAAATATGCTAATATCAGGGCTGCTATATGCTGGAATAAAGAGATCGCCCGCCTAGCTCGTCTGCATAATGATGCCAATATTATTACCCTGCCAGGCCGGTTCATTGGATATGACGAGGCCATTGATGCCGTAGAAGTATTTTTTTCTACAGATTTTGAAGGAGGAAGGCATTTAATCAGAATAGAAAAAATACCTAAACTTTTAAAATAA